One Pseudostreptobacillus hongkongensis genomic window, AATTCTAAAACTTCTAAAACTTTATTTCTAACTAAAATTTCATCTATTCCTTCTATCATTTCATTTTTTATTCCAAATAGTATTATTTTTTCTACTTGTTCATAAATATTCATTTTATCACCTTAATATTTTTTATTTTGTTCCCACTTCCAAGCAGATTCTATAATATCATTTAAATCATAACTAGATGTCCAATTTAAATCTGTCATAAGTTTTGTTGGGTCTGCAATAAGTAGCGCTGGATCTCCTGGACGTCTTTCTGTTTCAACTACACTAAATTCACGTTTTGTTACATTTTTTACTGTATCTATAATTTCTCTAACAGAAAAACCAGTACCATTACCTAGATTATACTCTAATGAAACATTATTTTTAAACATTTTTTCCATAGCCATAATATGTGCTTTTGCTAAATCATATACATGAATATAGTCTCTTATACATGTTCCATCTTTTGTTTCATAGTCTGTTCCAAATATTTTAATACTTTCTCTTTTACCATTTGCAGTTTCAAGAATAACAGGTATTAAATGAGTTTCTGGACTATGTGATTCACCTATTAATCCATCTTTATCTGAACCACACGCATTAAAGTATCTTAGTATAACAGATTTTAAACCATAAGCCTTATCAAAATCTTTAAGCATTATTTCTACCATCTTTTTAGAATGTCCATAAGGATTAATTGGATTTTGAGGATGGTTTTCGTCTATTTTTGAATGTATAGGTTCTCCAAAAGTTGCTGCTGTTGAACTAAACACAAAATTTTTAATATTAGATTCAACCATTTGATTAAGTAAGTTTATTACTTTACCAACATTATTTTCATAATATTTACCTGGATCTATAACTGATTCTCCAACTTCTATAAATGCTGCAAAATGCATTACTATATCAATTTTTTCAGTTTCAAAAACTTCTTTTAATTTAGCTCTGTCCCCTAAATCTCCTATTATTAATTTAACATCAAGTATTTCTGCAACTTCTTTATGTCCTTTAGATAAATTATCATAAATTATTACATTATATCCTGAATCTTTCAACATTTTAACTGTATGTGATCCTATATAACCAGCACCACCAACAACTAATACATTCTTCATATTAGTTTCCTCCTAAACTAAATTTATATATTATTTCTTCATAATACGGATTTTTAGGTGTAGTTAATTTAGAATCAAATTCTTCTATATTAATTCCATTTTGGTAATTCTGTGCTTCAAGTGCAACACCTAAGAATCTAATATTTTTGTTTATACCATCAAAAGTTATAACATCATCTAAATAATTACCAGTATATACAACCAAAACATTTTGAGTTGTATATATATCCATATTTATACCAGAATATTCAGAATAAAGACTTCCTGCATACTTACTATCAGATTTATTTATTACAAAAGCATGATCTATAGCGCGTGTTATATCAAATTGTTCATCACCTTGAGCTATGGCTTCTTTTATTTTTCTTCCATTTAAAAAGTCAAAGCAACTATTTTTAACTTCTTTTTTTTCTCCACTTGGAATCATATTATTTTTAACTGGACAATATCTATCAGCATTTATTTTTAATATTTGTTCATCACCATTTATGTTTAAATCTCCTGAAAGATTAAAATATGAATGATTTGTTAAATTAATATATGATGTTCTATCACTACTAGCAAAAAGTTCAACTTTTAATTCACTTTCTTCATTTATGAAATATCTAATATTAAATTCCATATTACCATGATGATTTCCTTTTAAATGATCCCAAAAGTAAGTCATCTCTATACCTTTGTATTCATTAAATTCTACAACTTTTGTTGAAAAAACCTGCATATTAAGTCCTTCAATACCACCATGATTAGCATTAGTTCCATTATTTATACCTAATACTAAATCAATTCCTTCTATGGTATATTTACCATCTTCTATTCTTCCTGATGTAGGTCCTATTATACTTCCTGCATAA contains:
- the galE gene encoding UDP-glucose 4-epimerase GalE, producing the protein MKNVLVVGGAGYIGSHTVKMLKDSGYNVIIYDNLSKGHKEVAEILDVKLIIGDLGDRAKLKEVFETEKIDIVMHFAAFIEVGESVIDPGKYYENNVGKVINLLNQMVESNIKNFVFSSTAATFGEPIHSKIDENHPQNPINPYGHSKKMVEIMLKDFDKAYGLKSVILRYFNACGSDKDGLIGESHSPETHLIPVILETANGKRESIKIFGTDYETKDGTCIRDYIHVYDLAKAHIMAMEKMFKNNVSLEYNLGNGTGFSVREIIDTVKNVTKREFSVVETERRPGDPALLIADPTKLMTDLNWTSSYDLNDIIESAWKWEQNKKY
- a CDS encoding aldose epimerase family protein, encoding MIIINKEFLGKFDGKNIEKYILKNDEFEVHIINLGATITKILTKDKNGEFKNVVLGYEFFEKYIENASYAGSIIGPTSGRIEDGKYTIEGIDLVLGINNGTNANHGGIEGLNMQVFSTKVVEFNEYKGIEMTYFWDHLKGNHHGNMEFNIRYFINEESELKVELFASSDRTSYINLTNHSYFNLSGDLNINGDEQILKINADRYCPVKNNMIPSGEKKEVKNSCFDFLNGRKIKEAIAQGDEQFDITRAIDHAFVINKSDSKYAGSLYSEYSGINMDIYTTQNVLVVYTGNYLDDVITFDGINKNIRFLGVALEAQNYQNGINIEEFDSKLTTPKNPYYEEIIYKFSLGGN